The Gouania willdenowi chromosome 3, fGouWil2.1, whole genome shotgun sequence genome includes a region encoding these proteins:
- the LOC114481643 gene encoding homeodomain-interacting protein kinase 2-like — translation MAAVVSQLMVGQVLCSSSTKYTIIEFTGEGSFGKVAKCQVNSTCEIVAVKILKDEVVQNVQHELSMLSRISTLDPDHFNVVKFYEKFEYFGYTCLVFELLEKDLFQFVINDLCSSMYVHQICPIAKQMLVALQGLQYRGVIHADIKVDNVMLANNEENSYKVKLIDFGLALPSSAARCGMKLQPIGARAPEVCLGLPFTEVIDMWGLGCMLAFLYLDYGLFPVHCEYLMMQSMVELLGMPADYQLNSGVHTKRFFSQKDDEFGSGWRLLTPEEYSAINAKGAQEWDAWRCHFKSWDDLLYIYEEEDAEEFKDRRVFIDFLKQVLHPDGEERISPTEALQHPFITMSHLGQDPDSSDYLTKAQDSMSMKCKNEDIDKEQEDQLSPGQLANSCESVEVHEEPLDKFLLTPVMEDVPIPAPK, via the exons ATGGCTGCTGTAG TGTCTCAACTAATGGTAGGGCAGGTTCTGTGCAGCAGCTCAACCAAATACACTATAATTGAGTTTACTGGAGAAGGTTCCTTTGGTAAAGTGGCCAAGTGCCAGGTTAATTCCACCTGTGAAATAGTGGCAGTGAAAATCCTGAAGGACGAGGTTGTGCAAAACGTGCAGCATGAG cTGTCTATGTTGAGTAGAATCAGCACGCTGGATCCAGACCACTTCAACGTGGTCAAATTCTACGAGAAGTTTGAATATTTTGGCTACACCTGCCTCGTCTTCGAGCTGCTTGAGAAGGACTTATTCCAGTTTGTCATTAATGACCTGTGTTCTTCCATGTATGTGCACCAAATCTGCCCCATTGCAAAGCAG ATGTTGGTAGCATTACAGGGACTCCAATATCGTGGTGTCATCCATGCTGACATCAAGGTTGACAATGTAATGCTGGCAAACAATGAGGAGAATTCATACAAAGTCAAGCTCATTGACTTTGGACTGGCTCTTCCATCCTCTGCTGCCAGGTGCGGGATGAAGCTTCAGCCCATCGGAGCCAG GGCCCCAGAGGTGTGTCTTGGCCTACCATTCACAGAGGTCATTGACATGTGGGGGCTGGGCTGTATGCTGGCCTTCCTGTACCTGGATTATGGCCTCTTTCCTGTCCACTGTGAATATCTCATG ATGCAATCCATGGTGGAGCTTCTTGGTATGCCAGCGGACTACCAGCTCAATAGTGGTGTGCATACCAAGAGATTCTTCAGTCAGAAGGACGATGAGTTTGGCTCAGGATGGAGGCTCCTG ACACCGGAAGAATATTCCGCTATTAACGCGAAGGGAGCTCAGGAATGGGACGCATGGCGCTGTCATTTCAAGTCATGGGATGATCTGCTCTAT aTCTATGAAGAAGAGGATGCTGAGGAGTTTAAGGACAGGAGAGTGTTCATAGACTTCCTCAAGCAAGTTCTGCATCCGGATGGGGAGGAGCGAATCTCTCCCACTGAGGCTCTTCAGCATCCATTTATTACCATGTCCCACCTGGGCCAGGATCCAGACAGCAGTGACTA TCTAACCAAGGCACAAGATTCCATGTCTATGAAGTGTAAAAATGAGGACATTGACAAGGAACAAGAGGATCAGCTGTCTCCTGGCCAGCTTGCAAATAGCTGTGAATCAGTTGAGGTGCATGAAGAGCCATTGGACAAGTTCCTGCTGACTCCTGTGATGGAAGACGTCCCCATCCCAGCCCCCAAGAG
- the LOC114457884 gene encoding uncharacterized protein LOC114457884, protein MELFQEGTYRPIGVLFDTPVYRQIFQNCWHMPSYKVHVAMVAELLRLQKENQLLSEVTPEDMARHLHVMSKRSLRVQLLDFQLQEYDNDDDDEVRMLLSMAREVNDSMRMRDIQLDAQRLISAPELMPPNFISAKMKREAKAIGEALTERHQQTSCSEHLQQPRDVVLDVVPKVLQGLWVPKPRLFLTMPSMKLDKMAVGVTKGVEDGVLAALGSTTHEVSMSRSTRDEMITSIIKTLHEAYPEDIRRKMLNSFSPQLMHHVAEVTAEQITALFQPRGKQDDTKSLPEEPTFLHEEPTTLHEEPTSLPDETKSLHEEPTSLTDMTTSLNEEPTTFHEEPTSLHVEPKSLTEEPTSLHEEHTSLPDKTTSLNEEPTFLHEEPTTLHEEPTTLHEEPTSLHEEPTFLHEQSAVKVEESRKKKKSRMNRFIRWMQKRLFTRIHPQ, encoded by the exons ATGGAGCTTTTTCAAGAAGGCACCTATCGTCCCATCGGGGTGCTGTTCGACACTCCTGTTTATAGACAGATTTTTCAGAACTGTTGGCATATGCCCTCCTACAAAGTTCATGTAGCTATGGTGGCTGAACTCCTGAGGTTACAGAAGGAGAACCAACTTCTGTCTGAGGTGACTCCTGAAGACATGGCTCGACACCTCCATGTAATGAGCAAACGCAGTCTAAGGGTGCAGCTGCTGGACTTTCAGCTGCAGGAGTACGataacgatgatgatgatgaggttaGGATGCTTCTCAGCATGGCGAGGGAGGTCAACGACAGCATGAGGATGAGGGATATTCAGCTGGATGCTCAAAGGCTGATCAGCGCTCCAGAGCTCATGCCTCCAAACTTTAT ATCAGCAAAGATGAAGCGAGAGGCAAAGGCCATTGGGGAGGCGCTCACTGAGAGGCATCAGCAAACCTCCTGCTCTGAACATCTCCAGCAGCCCCGGGACGTGGTTTTGGACGTGGTTCCAAAGGTGCTTCAGGGCTTGTGGGTGCCTAAACCAAGGTTGTTCCTCACCATGCCTTCCATGAAGCTGGATAAGATGGCAGTTGGAGTCACCAAAGGGGTAGAAGATGGTGTTCTAGCTGCTCTAGGCTCCACCACGCATGAAGTCAGCATGTCCCGCTCAACCAGGGATGAGATGATCACCTCCATCATAAAGACACTTCATGAAGCCTACCCCGAAGACATCAGGAGGAAGATGCTGAACTCATTTTCTCCACAGTTGATGCACCACGTTGCTGAAGTTACAGCTGAACAGATCACAGCTTTGTTTCAGCCTCGGGGGAAACAAGATGATACCAAgtccctccctgaggagcccaCGTTCCTCCATGAGGAGCCCACGACCCTCCATGAGGAGCCAACGTCTCTCCCTGACGAGACCAAGTCCCTCCATGAGGAGCCCACGTCTCTAACTGACATGACCACGTCTCTAAATGAGGAGCCCACGACCTTCCATGAGGAGCCCACGTCACTCCATGTGGAGCCCAAGTCTCTCACTGAAGAGCCCACGTCCCTCCATGAGGAGCACACGTCCCTCCCTGACAAGACCACGTCTCTAAATGAGGAGCCCACGTTCCTTCATGAGGAGCCCACGACCCTCCATGAGGAGCCCACGACCCTCCATGAGGAGCCCACGTCCCTCCATGAGGAGCCCACGTTCCTCCATGAGCAGTCAGCAgtgaaggtggaggaatctcgaaagaagaaaaagagtcGAATGAACCGATTCATCAGGTGGATGCAGAAGAGGCTCTTCACCCGCATCCATCCTCAGTGA